One region of Salvia miltiorrhiza cultivar Shanhuang (shh) chromosome 3, IMPLAD_Smil_shh, whole genome shotgun sequence genomic DNA includes:
- the LOC131016445 gene encoding uncharacterized protein LOC131016445 isoform X7: MDRLQYKEGVLSILKGGMGWYDSYDEISEFKQHLHQEEVGLAHEKLKYGWVLYETEQRQYSYYTRQLQDKIIKLLKHMASEYLSRGYHYMMQFWGVVKEEGKHHHLSSSHLPFLVTQLSKGVCCWYRKQSRDEVYVVNVEADGGDEEQLGGVVGRVYRNKRPESSPDLRLYSAHDFPMRDKAAACGFKGYVAFPVFDSNTNQCYGVLELLSNSFSMLLDTYLLSELDRGLQVIILSQRILPTIYPTYTCHVKYVITFIISIQNADLRSTHNCSTQRREPESEIEVKLELAKKTVPQLHMAQVWVPCQQCQCVNINTNLCCMEFVYHVISENEQVDTDTDTDTDYGVLEYLGASEFHKLQIDIRSCHSNLCDLTISKNPLAHYAQMARMSHSFAVSLEDINNSSHLYVIQFFLQPNNSKYYSQQQLLRIMAMKLKGFKFVDDYEKPNAIGCCLNVMESYEEIFSESEFTTYLEIVSDSCCQRPSSEDEVYKGWVFSCQNLVESDSLLIYEKVETFMKSLRMKQGYWIVQFWKARMEKDRCYLQTLDQPFAVGRLAMGLASFRTKCMRYPYFVDDQAKEEELPPPARVFRNRHHEISPDHLFPYTTNEFSITNYAVDCGSKGGYLALPVFDDEHNHKCVGVLEFLGFDYDQLQLIKDGLKVAKLRWTYTDFYPRLLPYQPPHNLDQIIYGKKEAVNEIREALQLCEAIPQFHMANVWVPNEECVISTNTSCMKLALSTHYDEHFTPTDRVDWIHVQTGKETVLGMVLASENKSCFCHYESTQMCFRSNSKVCSTVNIVKNNIQKNTMLLLQIPREKRKEKGKQKNLALLPQKPIAKRKENKK, encoded by the exons ATGGATCGATTGCAATACAAAGAGGGTGTGTTGTCAATCCTAAAAGGAGGAATGGGATGGTACGACAGTTATGATGAAATCTCTGAATTCAAACAGCATTTGCACCAAGAAGAAGTCGGTTTGGCACACGAGAAATTAAAATATGGATGGGTTTTATATGAGACAGAGCAGAGGCAGTATTCATATTACACAAGACAACTCCAAGATAAGATCATAAAGCTGCTCAAACACATGGCATCGGAGTATCTTTCAAGGGGCTATCATTATATGATGCAGTTTTGGGGAGTAGTGAAAGAGGAGGGGAAGCATCACCACCTCTCTTCCTCACACCTCCCTTTTCTTGTTACCCAACTCAGCAAGGGGGTGTGTTGTTGGTACAGGAAGCAAAGTAGGGATGAAGTGTATGTTGTCAACGTCGAAGCCGACGGCGGAGATGAAGAGCAGCTTGGAGGCGTAGTAGGACGGGTGTACCGGAATAAGCGACCCGAATCCTCACCGGATTTGAGGCTCTACTCTGCCCATGATTTTCCCATGCGGGATAAAGCTGCAGCCTGCGGCTTCAAAGGTTATGTTGCATTCCCTGTATTTGATTCAAACACTAATCAATGTTATGGTGTGTTGGAGCTCTTGTCAAATAGTTTCTCTATGTTATTAGACACATATCTACTTTCTGAATTGGATAGAGGACTACAGGTTATTATTCTATCTCAACGAATCCTACCTACAATATATCCAACATATACATGCCATGTTAAATATGTAATCACTTTTATCATTTCCATTCAGAATGCAGACTTGAGGTCCACTCACAATTGCTCAACACAACGG CGGGAACCTGAGAGCGAAATAGAAGTGAAACTTGAATTGGCTAAGAAGACTGTCCCACAACTACATATGGCACAAGTTTGGGTCCCTTGCCAGCAGTGCCAGTGTGTTAACATCAACACCAACTTATGTTGCATGGAATTCGTATATCACGTCATTTCTGAAAATGAGCAAGTCGATACGGATACGGATACGGATACGGATTATGGTGTGCTTGAGTATCTTGGGGCTAGTGAATTTCACAAGCTACAAATAGATATTAGGAGCTGCCATTCAAATTTATGTGATCTCACTATATCTAAGAATCCGTTGGCGCACTACGCCCAGATGGCTAGGATGTCCCATTCTTTTGCAGTATCTCTGGAAGACATCAACAATAGTAGCCACTTGTATGTCattcaattttttcttcaacCAAACAATAGTAAATATTATTCTCAACAGCAGCTCTTAAGGATAATGGCAATGAAGCTCAAAGGCTTTAAGTTTGTAGATGATTATGAAAAGCCTAATGCAATTGGATGCTGTTTAAATGTGATGGAGTCCTATGAGGAAATTTTTTCCGAGTCGGAGTTCACAACATACTTGGAGATTGTTTCTGACTCATGTTGCCAAAGACCCTCATCTGAAGATGAAGTTTACAAGGGATGGGTTTTTTCTTGTCAAAATCTTGTCGAAAGTGACTCATTACTGATCTACGAAAAAGTAGAAACTTTCATGAAGAGCCTACGAATGAAACAAGGCTATTGGATAGTACAGTTTTGGAAGGCCAGAATGGAGAAGGATAGGTGTTATCTACAAACTCTAGATCAGCCTTTTGCTGTTGGACGTCTTGCCATGGGTTTAGCTTCATTTAGGACGAAATGTATGAGATATCCCTATTTTGTAGATGACCAAGCCAAAGAAGAGGAACTTCCACCCCCTGCGCGTGTCTTCAGAAATAGGCACCATGAAATCTCCCCTGATCACCTCTTCCCTTACACTACAAATGAATTTTCAATCACAAATTATGCAGTGGATTGTGGTAGTAAAGGAGGATATCTTGCTTTACCCGTATTTGATGATGAACACAATCACAAGTGTGTGGGTGTCCTGGAGTTCCTCGGATTTGACTATGATCAACTTCAATTAATCAAAGACGGACTAAAG GTAGCAAAATTGCGGTGGACTTACACTGACTTCTACCCAAGACTCTTACCATATCAACCACCTCACAAT TTGGACCAGATTATATATGGCAAGAAAGAAGCAGTGAATGAAATCAGAGAAGCCCTGCAACTGTGTGAAGCCATTCCCCAATTTCATATGGCAAATGTTTGGGTCCCTAATGAAGAATGTGTTATTAGTACTAATACGAGTTGTATGAAACTCGCATTGTCTACTCATTATGACGAACACTTTACTCCTACAGATAGAGTTGATTGGATTCACGTACAGACCGGAAAAGAGACAGTACTTGGGATGGTATTGGCATCTGAAAACAAATCCTGTTTTTGTCACTATGAG